One Pseudorasbora parva isolate DD20220531a chromosome 8, ASM2467924v1, whole genome shotgun sequence DNA window includes the following coding sequences:
- the rffl gene encoding E3 ubiquitin-protein ligase rififylin isoform X2 has product MWASCCGWLCLDESTVEDTRSSSHHQAFTNSGFSSYPSPSAPEHTCKACGGRFDSLARKHVCMDCMQSYCSRCSTLQDLQPWLCQTCQRFRGILFERAELMKLKVKDLREYLHLHGVPTQMCREKEELVELVLGQRTPPSDTHIPPPISTHTDQQEAPYTPVNTATSGTTESEPQTQTTEDGQSSDSEEVLAPGRRASLSDLRSVDDIEALSVRQLKEILARNFVDYKGCCEKWELMERVTRLYHDQKDLQNLVSTTTEGTDTGSGMAVEENLCKICMDSPIDCVLLECGHMVTCTKCGKRMSECPICRQYVVRAVHVFRS; this is encoded by the exons ATGTGGGCCAGCTGCTGCGGCTGGCTCTGTCTGGATGAGTCCACTGTGGAGGACACCAGAAGTAGCTCACATCATCAGGCCTTCACAAACTCTGGCTTCAGCAGTTACCCATCTCCCAGTGCTCCAGAACACACGTGCAAGGCCTGTGGAGGTCGCTTTGACAGCCTCGCCAGGAAG CACGTTTGCATGGACTGCATGCAAAGCTACTGCAGCCGGTGCTCCACCCTGCAGGATCTCCAGCCATGGCTGTGCCAAACTTGCCAGCGCTTCCGGGGCATCTTGTTCGAGCGAGCTGAGCTGATGAAGCTCAAGGTCAAGGATCTGAGGGAGTACCTCCACCTGCACGGGGTCCCGACACAGATGTGCCGTGAGAAGGAGGAGCTGGTCGAGCTGGTTCTTGGCCAACGGACACCTCCGTCTGACACACACATTCCACCCCCAAtatccacacacacagatcagcaGGAAGCTCCTTACACTCCAGTCAATACAGCGACCAGCGGCACAACGGAATCCGAACCTCAGACTCAAACAACAGAAGATGGACAG TCTTCAGACTCTGAAGAAGTCTTGGCACCTGGGCGGCGGGCGTCCCTCTCAGACCTCAGATCAGTGGATGATATCGAGGCTTTGAGTGTCCGGCAGTTAAAGGAGATTCTTGCCAGGAACTTTGTTGACTACAAGGGCTGCTGTGAGAAATGGGAACTGATGGAGAGAGTCACGCGTCTCTACCACGACCAGAAGGACCTGCAGAACTTGG TGTCTACAACCACAGAAGGAACAG ACACTGGATCTGGGATGGCCGTGGAGGAGAACCTGTGCAAGATCTGTATGGACTCGCCCATTGACTGTGTTCTTCTGGAGTGCGGGCACATGGTCACGTGCACGAAGTGCGGCAAGCGCATGAGCGAGTGTCCCATCTGCCGGCAATACGTGGTGCGGGCGGTACACGTGTTCAGATCCTGA
- the rffl gene encoding E3 ubiquitin-protein ligase rififylin isoform X1 — protein sequence MWASCCGWLCLDESTVEDTRSSSHHQAFTNSGFSSYPSPSAPEHTCKACGGRFDSLARKHVCMDCMQSYCSRCSTLQDLQPWLCQTCQRFRGILFERAELMKLKVKDLREYLHLHGVPTQMCREKEELVELVLGQRTPPSDTHIPPPISTHTDQQEAPYTPVNTATSGTTESEPQTQTTEDGQSLAEATAESEMEDELQVEQEIQSSDSEEVLAPGRRASLSDLRSVDDIEALSVRQLKEILARNFVDYKGCCEKWELMERVTRLYHDQKDLQNLVSTTTEGTDTGSGMAVEENLCKICMDSPIDCVLLECGHMVTCTKCGKRMSECPICRQYVVRAVHVFRS from the exons ATGTGGGCCAGCTGCTGCGGCTGGCTCTGTCTGGATGAGTCCACTGTGGAGGACACCAGAAGTAGCTCACATCATCAGGCCTTCACAAACTCTGGCTTCAGCAGTTACCCATCTCCCAGTGCTCCAGAACACACGTGCAAGGCCTGTGGAGGTCGCTTTGACAGCCTCGCCAGGAAG CACGTTTGCATGGACTGCATGCAAAGCTACTGCAGCCGGTGCTCCACCCTGCAGGATCTCCAGCCATGGCTGTGCCAAACTTGCCAGCGCTTCCGGGGCATCTTGTTCGAGCGAGCTGAGCTGATGAAGCTCAAGGTCAAGGATCTGAGGGAGTACCTCCACCTGCACGGGGTCCCGACACAGATGTGCCGTGAGAAGGAGGAGCTGGTCGAGCTGGTTCTTGGCCAACGGACACCTCCGTCTGACACACACATTCCACCCCCAAtatccacacacacagatcagcaGGAAGCTCCTTACACTCCAGTCAATACAGCGACCAGCGGCACAACGGAATCCGAACCTCAGACTCAAACAACAGAAGATGGACAG AGCTTGGCTGAGGCGACAGCTGAAAGCGAGATGGAAGATGAGCTGCAGGTGGAGCAGGAGATCCAG TCTTCAGACTCTGAAGAAGTCTTGGCACCTGGGCGGCGGGCGTCCCTCTCAGACCTCAGATCAGTGGATGATATCGAGGCTTTGAGTGTCCGGCAGTTAAAGGAGATTCTTGCCAGGAACTTTGTTGACTACAAGGGCTGCTGTGAGAAATGGGAACTGATGGAGAGAGTCACGCGTCTCTACCACGACCAGAAGGACCTGCAGAACTTGG TGTCTACAACCACAGAAGGAACAG ACACTGGATCTGGGATGGCCGTGGAGGAGAACCTGTGCAAGATCTGTATGGACTCGCCCATTGACTGTGTTCTTCTGGAGTGCGGGCACATGGTCACGTGCACGAAGTGCGGCAAGCGCATGAGCGAGTGTCCCATCTGCCGGCAATACGTGGTGCGGGCGGTACACGTGTTCAGATCCTGA